A window from Pangasianodon hypophthalmus isolate fPanHyp1 chromosome 4, fPanHyp1.pri, whole genome shotgun sequence encodes these proteins:
- the ndufs2 gene encoding NADH dehydrogenase [ubiquinone] iron-sulfur protein 2, mitochondrial, protein MAATMLRSLKQLGRPSAAILNKNVLTPACALLQRRQKQWQPDVEWAEQYAGAVMYPTAITKNWNPPPWNDKDPPAEKEVSNLTINFGPQHPAAHGVLRLVMELSGESVKKCDPHVGLLHRGTEKLIEYKTYLQALPYFDRLDYVSMMCNEQAYALAVEKLLNIQAPPRAQWIRVLYGEMTRILNHIMGITTHALDIGAMTPFFWMFEEREKMFEFYERVSGARMHAAYVRPGGVHQDMPLGLMDDIYEWCKNFSIRIDEVEEMLTNNRIWKNRTIDIGVIGAEDALNYGFSGVMLRGSGIKWDLRKSQPYDKYDEVEFDVPVGSNGDCYDRYLCRVEEMRQSLRIMIQCLNKMPEGEIKVDDAKVAPPKRSEMKMSMESLIHHFKLYTEGYQVPPGATYTAVEAPKGEFGVYLVSDGSSRPYRCKIKAPGFAHLAGLDKMSKGHMLADVVAIIGTQDIVFGEVDR, encoded by the exons GCAGAAGCAATGGCAGCCCGATGTGGAGTGGGCTGAGCAGTATGCGGGTGCAGTCATGTACCCCACTGCCATCACCAAGAATTGGAATCCACCACCATGGAACG ACAAAGACCCTCCAGCAGAGAAGGAGGTGTCAAACCTCACTATTAACTTTGGGCCTCAGCACCCTGCAGCCCACGGCGTGCTGCGTCTAGTGATGGAATTGAGTGGGGAGTCTGTGAAGAAGTGTGACCCGCACGTGGGTCTGCTGCACCGCGGCACCGAGAAGCTCATTGAGTACAAGACCTACCTACAG GCCCTACCATACTTTGACAGGCTGGACTATGTGTCTATGATGTGCAATGAACAAGCCTATGCTTTGGCAGTGGAAAAGCTGCTGAATATCCAGGCTCCACCTCGTGCTCAGTGGATCAGAG TGCTGTACGGTGAAATGACTCGAATTCTGAATCACATCATGGGCATCACTACACATGCCTTGGATATTGGTGCCATGACCCCCTTCTTCTGGATGtttgaggagagagagaag ATGTTTGAGTTCTATGAGCGAGTGTCTGGAGCCAGAATGCATGCTGCTTATGTCCGACCTGGAGGAGTTCATCAG GACATGCCACTGGGACTTATGGACGATATTTATGAGTGGTGTAAGAACTTCTCTATACGCATCGATGAGGTGGAGGAG ATGCTGACGAACAACCGCATCTGGAAGAACAGAACTATTGATATTGGGGTTATTGGAGCAGAAGATGCACTCAACTATGGCTTCAG TGGAGTGATGTTGAGGGGCTCTGGTATTAAGTGGGATTTGAGGAAATCTCAGCCCTATGACAAATATGACGAGGTGGAGTTTGATGTGCCTGTTGGAAGCAACGGGGACTGCTATGACAG GTATCTGTGTCGAGTGGAGGAGATGAGGCAGTCTTTAAGGATCATGATTCAGTGTCTCAACAAGATGCCTGAAGGAGAGATCAAGGTGGATGATGCTAAAGTCGCACCACCAAAGAGATCTGAGATGAAG ATGTCTATGGAATCCCTAATCCATCATTTCAAGCTCTACACAGAAGGCTACCAGGTTCCCCCAGGTGCCACATATACAGCTGTTGAAGCACCAAAG GGGGAGTTTGGGGTGTATTTGGTCTCTGATGGCTCCAGCAGACCCTACCGCTGCAAGATCAAAGCTCCAGGCTTTGCTCACTTG gCTGGATTGGACAAAATGTCAAAAGGACACATGCTTGCTGATGTGGTGGCCATCATTG